From the Gemmatimonadales bacterium genome, one window contains:
- the aroQ gene encoding type II 3-dehydroquinate dehydratase — protein sequence MRITVVNGPNLNLLGVREPGRYGTATLPEIEAAVRSRAGDLGVEIAWSQSNHEGELVETIQALRGRADGALVNAAAYTHTSLAIRDAVLAAAVPFVEVHLTNIWAREEERRRSLLADLAVGVVAGFGPRSYLLGLEGLVAWLKAPKKAED from the coding sequence GTGCGGATCACGGTGGTCAACGGGCCGAACCTCAATCTGCTCGGGGTTCGGGAGCCCGGACGCTACGGCACCGCGACGCTGCCCGAAATCGAGGCCGCGGTGCGCTCCCGCGCCGGGGACCTGGGCGTCGAAATCGCGTGGAGCCAGTCCAACCACGAGGGCGAGCTGGTCGAGACGATCCAGGCCCTGCGCGGCCGGGCCGACGGCGCGCTCGTCAACGCGGCCGCGTACACCCACACCTCCCTGGCCATCCGGGACGCCGTGCTCGCCGCCGCGGTGCCGTTCGTGGAAGTCCACCTGACGAACATCTGGGCGCGAGAGGAGGAGCGGCGCCGCTCGCTCCTGGCCGACCTGGCCGTGGGCGTCGTGGCCGGCTTCGGGCCGCGGTCGTACCTCCTCGGCCTCGAAGGGCTCGTCGCGTGGCTCAAGGCCCCGAAGAAGGCGGAGGACTGA
- the accB gene encoding acetyl-CoA carboxylase biotin carboxyl carrier protein, giving the protein MTDLALLKELLALLDASSATTIEIRRGFTTYRVSRESARGTPVYVAAPGPDPGPPGAPAATPPSAGAAAAPSGTRLLEVKSPMVGTFYRSPEPGAEPYVKVGSRVTSGQTLCIIEAMKIMNELESEVTGAVREILVEDAQPVEFGQVLFRVEPSV; this is encoded by the coding sequence ATGACCGACCTCGCGCTGCTCAAGGAACTGCTGGCGCTCCTCGACGCCTCGAGCGCCACCACGATCGAGATCCGGCGGGGCTTCACCACCTACCGGGTCAGCCGGGAGAGCGCTCGCGGCACGCCCGTCTATGTGGCGGCGCCCGGCCCGGACCCCGGGCCACCGGGCGCCCCGGCCGCCACCCCGCCGTCGGCGGGCGCCGCGGCTGCCCCGTCCGGCACGCGGCTGCTGGAGGTGAAGAGCCCGATGGTGGGGACCTTCTACCGTTCGCCGGAGCCGGGGGCGGAGCCCTACGTGAAGGTCGGGAGCCGGGTCACATCCGGCCAGACGTTGTGCATCATCGAGGCGATGAAGATCATGAACGAGTTGGAGTCCGAGGTGACGGGAGCGGTGCGCGAGATCCTCGTCGAGGACGCCCAGCCCGTCGAGTTCGGTCAGGTACTCTTCCGGGTGGAACCCAGTGTCTGA
- a CDS encoding tetratricopeptide repeat protein, with amino-acid sequence MAAPSEIEKLERRYAENPDGRFFAPLADAYRKAGSLDRALELVRAGLAKHPDYLSARIVLGRCLLDKGDDAEAERTFRSVLELDAENIIALKSLAEITERTGRTVEARKWLQQLLVVDSMNTEAEADLQRLGGVIAEQATQPIEAVHAAGGAEVSFADVAAEVEPAAVLESRLPAAAPPMTAEPAPQVVEAPPPAAVVQPPAPAPEVPAPAAEAPAPAAEAPAPPAMPAMPEPRAAEPAPPAPEVALPERQTAPIEPPTAFPAAAAEAAHPELSEAPRPAVAEPVGEAAEAHLEVVEPTQPTFEMPPLAAAPESPAPAIEESVEPPEQAAEPVPDRHPLPQELQVADSGLDLMPFDDSLAWGTGERSSRAIRAEDVAAIEHDDGLTTPAVEFLATIEGAEPPPAGEPPATAEAAPASQGRAEAGEFTIERDEDLQTFDSLPQVAEAPVNVELPADLSGAYSIIDTEPPPVAHRPPASSIAPRPSAGLPLIMPEDVTPAEELARPSSKLVQMVSPTPPEEKGPGAEQAMLSETLGDLYLQQGFRSEAAAVYRRLLTQRPGDAGLQSKLSRLEEPPDLSADSQGAESVGTWLRRVAAARLRSPSAPAPAPPPGPTPLDTAFAAPAPEPAGEPAHPAHEAFSLDQIFGATEAPAAAPPAAAAAATPPPAGGTSFDEFFGAPQDQASVRPASKAPDEPAQSGDEDLSAFNAWLQGLKR; translated from the coding sequence ATGGCCGCGCCCAGCGAGATCGAGAAACTCGAGCGCCGGTACGCGGAGAACCCCGACGGACGGTTCTTCGCGCCCCTGGCGGACGCCTACCGCAAGGCCGGGAGCCTGGATCGCGCCCTGGAGCTGGTGCGCGCCGGGCTCGCCAAGCACCCCGACTACCTCTCGGCCCGCATCGTCCTGGGCCGCTGCCTCCTGGACAAGGGCGACGACGCCGAGGCCGAGCGGACGTTCCGGTCGGTCCTGGAGCTGGACGCCGAGAACATCATCGCACTGAAGAGCCTGGCGGAGATCACCGAGCGCACCGGCCGCACGGTGGAGGCCCGGAAGTGGCTCCAGCAGCTGCTGGTGGTGGACTCGATGAACACCGAGGCAGAGGCCGACCTGCAGCGCCTCGGCGGGGTGATCGCCGAGCAGGCGACCCAGCCCATCGAGGCGGTTCACGCCGCCGGCGGCGCCGAGGTGTCGTTCGCCGACGTCGCGGCGGAGGTGGAGCCGGCAGCCGTGCTGGAGTCCCGGCTGCCCGCGGCCGCTCCACCGATGACGGCGGAGCCTGCGCCCCAGGTCGTGGAGGCCCCGCCGCCGGCAGCCGTGGTCCAGCCCCCCGCTCCCGCCCCGGAGGTCCCCGCGCCGGCTGCGGAGGCCCCCGCGCCGGCTGCGGAGGCCCCCGCGCCGCCCGCGATGCCCGCGATGCCGGAGCCGCGCGCGGCGGAGCCGGCACCCCCGGCGCCCGAGGTGGCCCTCCCCGAGCGACAGACCGCGCCGATCGAGCCGCCGACTGCGTTCCCGGCGGCGGCCGCCGAGGCCGCTCACCCCGAGCTGAGCGAGGCCCCGCGCCCGGCGGTCGCCGAGCCCGTGGGCGAAGCGGCGGAGGCACACCTCGAAGTCGTGGAGCCGACGCAGCCCACGTTCGAGATGCCGCCCCTCGCGGCCGCGCCCGAGAGCCCCGCGCCGGCGATCGAGGAGAGCGTCGAGCCTCCCGAGCAGGCGGCCGAGCCGGTGCCCGACCGGCATCCGCTCCCCCAGGAGCTGCAGGTCGCCGACTCCGGACTCGACCTGATGCCGTTCGACGACTCGCTGGCCTGGGGCACCGGCGAGCGCTCGTCGCGGGCCATCCGGGCCGAGGACGTCGCCGCCATCGAGCACGACGACGGTCTGACGACGCCCGCCGTCGAGTTCCTGGCGACCATCGAGGGCGCGGAGCCGCCGCCCGCGGGCGAGCCGCCGGCCACGGCCGAGGCGGCGCCGGCCAGCCAGGGACGCGCCGAGGCGGGCGAGTTCACGATCGAGCGCGACGAGGACCTCCAGACGTTCGACTCCCTGCCGCAGGTGGCGGAGGCCCCGGTCAACGTCGAGCTGCCGGCGGACCTGTCGGGCGCGTACTCCATCATCGACACGGAGCCGCCGCCCGTGGCGCACCGGCCGCCGGCCTCCTCGATCGCGCCCCGTCCCTCCGCCGGCCTGCCGCTCATCATGCCGGAGGACGTGACGCCCGCCGAGGAGCTGGCCAGGCCGTCGTCGAAGCTCGTCCAGATGGTCTCGCCCACGCCGCCCGAGGAGAAGGGCCCGGGCGCCGAGCAGGCGATGCTGTCGGAGACGCTGGGCGACCTGTACCTGCAGCAGGGGTTCCGCAGCGAGGCGGCGGCGGTCTACCGCCGGCTGCTCACCCAGCGGCCGGGCGACGCGGGCCTGCAGAGCAAGCTCAGCCGGCTGGAGGAGCCGCCGGACCTGAGCGCGGACTCCCAGGGAGCCGAGTCGGTGGGGACGTGGCTGCGCCGGGTCGCCGCGGCGCGGCTGCGCTCGCCGTCGGCGCCGGCTCCGGCGCCGCCGCCGGGCCCCACGCCGCTCGACACGGCGTTCGCGGCGCCCGCGCCGGAGCCCGCGGGCGAGCCCGCCCATCCGGCCCACGAGGCGTTCTCGCTGGATCAGATCTTCGGCGCCACCGAGGCGCCGGCTGCCGCGCCGCCGGCCGCCGCGGCCGCCGCGACGCCGCCGCCGGCAGGTGGCACCTCGTTCGACGAGTTCTTCGGTGCGCCGCAGGATCAGGCGAGCGTGCGGCCCGCGTCGAAGGCCCCCGACGAGCCGGCCCAGAGCGGGGACGAGGACCTCAGCGCGTTCAACGCCTGGCTGCAGGGACTCAAGCGCTAG
- a CDS encoding PilT/PilU family type 4a pilus ATPase codes for MSQPTPAPAGASSPSAGAAPGKSGAPAYFPISIRYMVEQMGSDLLLKVGRPPTIRVAGELMPMPDQVPLTPQDLKLLAEHLMQPRQLKEFMETKEADFAIGVPGVGRFRVNIYWQRGTLAFAFRVIPYEVKTVEELRLPRILEALALKPRGLVLVTGVTGSGKSTALAAMVNHINQHRHVNIITVEDPIEFLHRDINSMVSQREIGADTLSFHNALRHVLRQNPDVIMVGEIRDMETLDTAIKAADTGHLVFSTLHTTDATQTINRVISFYPPHQHEEVRHLLSTALQAVVSLRLVPTTDGVTRVPACEVLINTAAVRENIRDMKAQLAIPDLIKEGAVQYGMQSFDQSLMQWYTSGIISLENALFYCSNPTEFQLQVQGIAAASDRTFEGFEEKGRRAAKPAGGAVAAEEPPRSQPKVPGLSRDPLQR; via the coding sequence GTGTCCCAGCCCACGCCCGCCCCGGCCGGTGCGTCGTCCCCGTCCGCGGGTGCGGCCCCCGGCAAGTCCGGCGCCCCGGCGTATTTCCCCATCTCCATCCGCTACATGGTGGAGCAGATGGGCTCGGACCTGCTGCTGAAGGTGGGGCGCCCGCCCACGATCCGGGTGGCCGGCGAGCTGATGCCCATGCCCGACCAGGTGCCGCTGACGCCGCAGGACCTGAAGCTGCTGGCCGAGCACCTGATGCAGCCCCGCCAGCTCAAGGAGTTCATGGAGACGAAGGAGGCGGACTTCGCCATCGGCGTGCCGGGGGTGGGGCGGTTCCGCGTCAACATCTACTGGCAGCGCGGCACGCTCGCCTTCGCGTTCCGGGTGATCCCCTACGAGGTCAAGACGGTCGAGGAGCTGCGGCTGCCCAGGATCCTCGAGGCGCTGGCGCTGAAGCCGCGCGGGCTGGTGCTGGTGACCGGCGTGACCGGCAGCGGCAAGTCCACGGCGCTGGCCGCGATGGTCAACCACATCAACCAGCACCGCCACGTCAACATCATCACGGTCGAAGACCCGATCGAGTTCCTGCATCGCGACATCAACTCGATGGTCAGCCAGCGCGAGATCGGGGCCGACACGCTCTCCTTCCACAACGCCCTCCGCCACGTGCTGCGGCAGAACCCCGACGTGATCATGGTGGGCGAGATCCGCGACATGGAGACGCTGGACACGGCGATCAAGGCGGCGGACACCGGCCACCTGGTCTTCTCGACCCTGCACACCACCGACGCCACCCAGACGATCAACCGCGTGATCTCGTTCTACCCGCCGCACCAGCACGAGGAGGTGCGCCACCTGCTCTCCACGGCCCTGCAGGCGGTGGTGTCGCTGCGGCTGGTGCCCACCACCGACGGCGTGACGCGGGTCCCGGCGTGCGAGGTGCTGATCAACACGGCCGCGGTGCGCGAGAACATCCGCGACATGAAGGCGCAGCTGGCGATCCCGGACCTGATCAAGGAGGGCGCGGTCCAGTACGGGATGCAGTCGTTCGACCAGAGCCTGATGCAGTGGTACACCAGCGGGATCATCTCGCTGGAGAACGCGCTGTTCTACTGCTCCAATCCGACCGAGTTCCAGCTGCAGGTCCAGGGCATCGCCGCCGCGAGCGACCGGACCTTCGAGGGCTTCGAGGAGAAGGGGCGGAGGGCGGCGAAGCCGGCCGGAGGGGCGGTCGCCGCGGAGGAGCCGCCGCGCAGCCAGCCCAAGGTGCCGGGCCTGAGCAGGGATCCGCTGCAGCGCTGA
- a CDS encoding aminopeptidase P family protein, translating into MPDRRPERIDALLARLSDEGLDALLVSHPANIRYLTGFSGSAGLLFLCRQGVLFITDFRYEAQSRGEIGDLARIVIDGSGSWERLLKLLPQYPLVHSVGYEGHVVTVHEAERLSGDGAAAWRFQPTTDLVERLRVAKAPEEVAALGAAGAVAGAALEEATAAVRVGQTELEVAGLLESALRRHGSEDHPFPSIVASGPRSALPHARSTARRVERGELLLLDFGAVVDGYASDVTRTFVVGAAPTGRQAEIFGVVRRAQASALEGLRSGLSGREADALARHVIDEAGHGEAFGHSLGHGLGLEVHEAPRLARTAEQVLPEGAVVTVEPGIYYSDWGGVRIEDDVVLGVDGATLLTQFPRDLLVLG; encoded by the coding sequence ATGCCTGACCGCCGCCCCGAACGCATCGATGCCCTCCTCGCCCGCCTCTCCGACGAGGGCCTGGATGCGCTCCTGGTCTCCCACCCCGCGAACATCCGCTACCTGACCGGCTTCTCCGGCAGCGCGGGCCTCCTGTTCCTGTGCCGCCAGGGCGTGCTGTTCATCACCGACTTCCGCTACGAAGCGCAGTCCCGTGGCGAGATCGGCGACCTGGCGCGCATCGTGATCGACGGCTCCGGCAGCTGGGAGCGCCTGCTCAAGCTGCTGCCCCAGTACCCGCTCGTGCACTCGGTGGGCTACGAGGGGCACGTCGTGACGGTCCACGAGGCGGAGCGGCTCTCCGGCGACGGCGCCGCCGCGTGGCGATTCCAGCCGACCACCGACCTGGTGGAGCGGCTGCGGGTGGCGAAGGCGCCGGAGGAGGTCGCCGCGCTCGGTGCCGCCGGCGCGGTGGCGGGCGCGGCGCTCGAGGAGGCGACCGCGGCCGTCCGCGTCGGCCAGACCGAGCTGGAGGTGGCGGGCCTGCTCGAGTCCGCCCTCCGGCGCCACGGCAGCGAGGACCACCCGTTTCCCTCGATCGTGGCGTCGGGGCCGCGCTCGGCGCTGCCCCACGCGCGGTCCACCGCGCGCCGGGTGGAGCGGGGCGAGCTGCTGCTCCTGGATTTCGGCGCGGTGGTGGACGGCTACGCGTCGGACGTGACGCGGACCTTCGTGGTGGGCGCCGCCCCGACCGGGCGCCAGGCCGAGATCTTCGGCGTGGTGCGGCGGGCGCAGGCGTCGGCGCTGGAGGGCCTGCGGTCGGGCCTCTCCGGCCGCGAGGCCGACGCGTTGGCGCGCCACGTGATCGACGAGGCCGGCCACGGCGAGGCGTTCGGCCACTCGCTGGGCCACGGCCTGGGCCTGGAAGTGCATGAGGCGCCTCGGCTTGCGCGGACCGCGGAGCAGGTGCTCCCGGAAGGCGCGGTAGTCACGGTGGAGCCGGGCATCTATTATTCGGATTGGGGTGGGGTCCGGATCGAGGACGACGTCGTCCTCGGCGTCGACGGCGCCACGCTGCTCACCCAGTTTCCACGAGATCTCCTGGTGCTTGGATGA